From a single Plutella xylostella chromosome 5, ilPluXylo3.1, whole genome shotgun sequence genomic region:
- the LOC105385487 gene encoding fibroin heavy chain isoform X1 encodes MAARFIVVVALFALCNSTPLGLSVSHRNSRGFSIGRAYTGALGGQASGYASSNGGLAQASGSSSIGGPQYFRADLYGNQQQKAEAVAQVYDQPEVIYQAIPAPGEHIGTIVSYENNYDAPAEIIIDSGIPSAISSAELSGGSGSAISSAQVQGNHNAGLDYIVSDARTHQLAAPSGSASSRVHGAGYGSASSTANTGSYGSAVSSAKTQGLDYGSSKLTTKKKISWRFGTAYDTPKLGAANAQANIHSGYGAIKSAANTQGSGSAQSSANTHGNSGSAQANAQINDQAYTYGFHKSVPAVVASPVQNYAKADANTYGAGSAHAKANTQDTSYGIAKSTANINGYGSANADANTNGAAHAQANANTQDSSYGVAKSTADVNGYGSANADANIGNAEYGLAKSSANTHGSGSAHANANTHGSGLAKSAANVNGYGSANADANIGNAGYGLAKSSANTHGSGLAKSAANVNGYGSAKADANIGNAGYGLAKSSSNTYGSGSAHANANTQGSGLAKSAANVNGYGSANADANIGNAGYGLAKSTANTNGYGQAEANANIQEAGNGLAKSSANINGYGSASADANTQGSGYGIAKSTADINNGGYAKADANTQGLGHGYAKSAANTYGSGSADANANIGGADYGFAKSAANTHGFGSAEANAKVQGSPFGGLRSFDALPGSAVSSARVHGGHAGYAHANAISS; translated from the exons atggCTGCGAGGTTCATCGTTGTGGTGGCATTGTTCGCCCTTTGCAACAGTACTCCACTTGGTTTATCTG TTTCACATCGCAACAGCCGTGGATTCTCCATTGGGCGAGCATACACCGGTGCCCTGGGCGGCCAGGCCTCAGGCTACGCCTCATCCAACGGGGGCCTGGCGCAGGCGTCGGGCAGCAGCTCCATCGGTGGACCTCAGTACTTCCGCGCCGACCTCTACGGCAACCAGCAGCAGAAGGCGGAGGCCGTCGCGCAGGTCTACGACCAGCCTGAGGTCATCTACCAGGCGATCCCTGCTCCCGGGGAACACATCGGTACTATTGTTTCTTACGAAAACAACTACGATGCCCCCGCTGAGATCATTATCGACTCCGGTATCCCTTCTGCTATCTCATCCGCCGAACTGAGCGGTGGCTCTGGATCAGCCATCTCCTCTGCTCAGGTGCAAGGAAACCATAACGCTGGTTTGGATTACATCGTCTCCGACGCCAGGACCCACCAGCTAGCAGCTCCTTCCGGCTCGGCCTCGTCCCGCGTGCACGGCGCCGGCTACGGATCAGCCTCCTCCACCGCCAACACTGGCTCTTACGGATCAGCTGTTTCATCTGCAAAGACTCAAGGACTTGATTACGGATCTTCTAAGTTGACCACCAAGAAGAAGATCAGCTGGCGTTTCGGTACTGCCTACGACACCCCTAAGCTTGGTGCTGCCAACGCTCAGGCTAACATCCACTCAGGATATGGCGCAATCAAGTCTGCAGCTAACACACAAGGTTCTGGATCTGCGCAGTCATCCGCCAACACTCACGGAAACTCTGGATCAGCTCAAGCTAATGCTCAAATTAACGACCAAGCTTACACCTATGGTTTCCACAAGTCTGTGCCCGCAGTTGTGGCCTCACCTGTTCAGAACTACGCCAAGGCTGACGCTAACACCTACGGCGCTGGATCCGCCCATGCCAAGGCTAACACCCAGGACACCAGCTACGGCATCGCGAAGTCTACAGCCAACATTAACGGATACGGATCTGCCAACGCTGATGCCAACACCAATGGAGCCGCACATGCGCAAGCCAACGCCAACACCCAAGACTCAAGCTATGGTGTCGCTAAATCTACTGCTGACGTAAACGGTTATGGCTCGGCTAACGCTGACGCTAACATTGGAAATGCTGAGTACGGTTTGGCCAAATCATCAGCAAACACTCATGGATCTGGATCTGCCCACGCAAACGCCAACACTCATGGCTCTGGTCTCGCCAAGTCTGCCGCTAACGTAAATGGATATGGCTCCGCCAACGCTGACGCCAACATTGGAAATGCCGGTTACGGTTTGGCCAAGTCTTCTGCCAACACTCATGGCTCTGGTCTTGCCAAGTCTGCCGCTAACGTAAATGGATATGGCTCCGCCAAGGCTGACGCTAACATTGGAAATGCCGGATACGGTCTGGCCAAATCTTCTTCCAACACTTATGGATCTGGATCTGCTCACGCTAACGCAAACACTCAGGGTTCCGGTCTTGCCAAGTCTGCCGCTAATGTAAATGGATATGGCTCCGCAAATGCTGACGCTAACATTGGAAATGCCGGATACGGCTTGGCTAAATCGACCGCCAACACCAACGGATACGGACAAGCTGAAGCTAACGCTAACATCCAGGAAGCTGGAAACGGTTTAGCCAAGTCGAGCGCTAACATCAACGGCTACGGCTCGGCCAGCGCCGACGCCAACACGCAAGGCTCCGGCTACGGTATCGCGAAGTCGACCGCTGACATCAACAACGGTGGATACGCCAAGGCTGACGCCAACACTCAGGGACTCGGCCACGGCTACGCCAAGTCAGCCGCCAACACCTACGGAAGCGGTTCTGCTGATGCTAACGCTAACATCGGGGGAGCCGACTACGGCTTCGCCAAGTCGGCTGCCAACACTCACGGATTTGGTTCCGCTGAAGCCAACGCCAAGGTGCAGGGCTCTCCCTTCGGTGGGCTGCGCTCGTTCGATGCGCTCCCTGGCTCAGCCGTCTCCTCGGCTCGCGTGCACGGGGGCCACGCCGGCTACGCTCACGCCAACGCCATCAGCTCATAA
- the LOC105385488 gene encoding probable peroxisomal acyl-coenzyme A oxidase 1 produces the protein MVKDKTLVKVNEDLARERKKCNFKVEELTNFLDGGVQYTTSRRKLENDILSHKELFDSIPEEYLSHKEKYENAIRKTVLYYRLMQKYQNFKDGSTILDETRANYRNLVSFAVFKDYPPLMLHNGMFIPAIAGQGTPEQQKHWLKRAKNMEILGTYAQTELGHGTFIRGLETTAEYDPSTEEFVLHSPTLTSYKWWPGGLGHTVNYCVVMAQLYIRGRHHSMQPFLVQLRDEETHMPLPGVKLGDIGAKLGLSTVNNGFLAFEHHRIPRDRMLMKNAQVLKDGTFVAGPSSKLAYGTMIYVRVIIVNGMANLMAKAATIAVRYSAVRRQSQIKPSEPECQILDYVTQQHKLLICIATSLAFSTCARWLWDVYTGVMGQMESGNMDHLPELHALACSLKVVSTMDVSGLVERCRLACGGHGFMHSSNLPYTYGLATAACTYEGENTVLLLQTARSLVKAWQKGSKGKPLSPTEAYLMDKSPVPKWENTLDGIIAGFRRVSAGKVQDCVSKIDKLVKMGTSYEDAWNQTSVRLVAASEAHSRAVILATFRAEVSRAAAALSPPLARVLHQLVHLYCVYWALERLGDLLLYTSIAERDVQELQQQYEDLLQKIRPNAVGLVDAFDLRDEILNSTLGAYDGRVYERLMEEALKSPLNAEPVNQSFHHHLKPFMQGKL, from the exons atggtgAAGGATAAAACATTGGTGAAAGTTAATGAAGACTTGGCGAGGGAGAGAAAAAAGTGCAATTTTAAAGTGGAGGAATTGACTAATTTCCTTGACGGAGGAGTGCAGTACACCACCAGCAGACGGAAATTGG aAAACGACATCTTAAGTCACAAGGAACTCTTCGATTCCATCCCTGAAGAATACCTCAGCCACAAGGAGAAATATGAAAATGCCATCAGAAAAACTGTCTTGTATTACCGACTCATGCAAAAATACCAGAACTTTAAAGACGGATCTACCATTTTGGACGAGACGAG AGCGAACTACCGTAACCTAGTAAGCTTCGCGGTGTTCAAGGACTACCCGCCCCTCATGCTGCACAACGGCATGTTCATCCCGGCCATCGCGGGCCAGGGCACGCCGGAGCAGCAGAAACACTGGCTGAAGCGGGCCAAGAACATGGAGATCCTTGGCACGTATGCTCAG aCAGAGCTGGGTCACGGCACGTTCATCCGCGGGCTGGAGACGACGGCCGAGTACGACCCCAGCACCGAGGAGTTCGTGCTGCACAGCCCCACGCTCACCTCCTACAAGTGGTGGCCTGGAGGGT TGGGCCACACAGTGAACTACTGCGTAGTCATGGCTCAGCTCTACATCCGGGGCCGGCACCACAGCATGCAGCCCTTCCTGGTGCAGCTAAGAGACGAGGAGACCCACATGCCCCTGCCGGGAGTCAAACTGGGCGATATCGGCGCCAAGCTCGGCCTCAGTACCGTCAACAACGGCTTCCTGGCTTTCGAGCACCACAGGATCCCCAGAGACCGCATGCTGATGAAAAACGCTCAAGTACTGAAG GACGGCACGTTCGTGGCGGGCCCCAGCAGCAAGCTGGCGTACGGCACCATGATCTACGTGCGCGTCATCATCGTCAACGGCATGGCCAACCTCATGGCCAAGGCAGCCACCATCGCCGTCAGATACTCCGCGGTCCGGCGCCAGTCGCAGATCAAACCGAG TGAGCCAGAGTGCCAGATCCTGGACTACGTGACGCAGCAGCACAAGCTGCTGATCTGCATCGCGACGAGCCTGGCCTTCAGCACGTGCGCGCGCTGGCTGTGGGACGTCTACACCGGCGTCATGGGGCAGATGGAGAGCGGCAACATGGACCATCTGCCTGAG TTGCACGCGCTAGCCTGCTCCCTCAAGGTGGTGTCAACGATGGACGTGTCTGGCCTGGTGGAGCGCTGCCGGCTGGCGTGCGGCGGCCACGGGTTCATGCACTCGTCCAACCTGCCCTACACGTACGGGCTGGCCACCGCCGCCTGCACCTACGAGGGGGAGAATACGGTGTTGCTGCTGCAGACTGCTAG gtcCTTAGTAAAAGCCTGGCAAAAGGGTTCTAAAGGAAAGCCACTCAGCCCTACTGAGGCCTACTTGATGGACAAAAGCCCAGTTCCGAAATGGGAGAACACTCTTGACGGCATTATAGCTGGATTCAGAAGAGTATCCGCTGG AAAAGTTCAAGACTGCGTGTCCAAGATTGATAAACTTGTCAAAATGGGCACATCCTACGAAGATGCTTGGAACCAAACTTCTGTTAGACTCGTGGCTGCTTCTGAG GCCCACAGCCGCGCGGTGATCCTGGCCACCTTCAGGGCGGAGGTgtcgcgcgccgccgccgcgttgTCACCGCCGCTGGCCCGTGTGCTGCACCAGCTGGTCCACCTCTACTGCGTGTACTGGGCGCTGGAGCGGCTGGGAGACTTACTGCTG TACACCTCGATAGCAGAGCGTGACGTGCAGGAGTTGCAGCAGCAGTACGAGGATCTGCTGCAGAAGATCCGACCCAACGCCGTGGGGCTCGTCGACGCCTTCGACTTACGGGACGAG ataTTGAACTCCACGCTGGGCGCGTACGACGGGCGCGTGTACGAGCGGCTGATGGAGGAGGCGCTGAAGAGCCCCCTCAACGCGGAGCCCGTCAACCAGAGCTTCCACCACCACCTCAAGCCATTCATGCAGGGGAAACTGTGA
- the LOC105385487 gene encoding stress protein DDR48 isoform X2 yields the protein MAARFIVVVALFALCNSTPLGLSVSHRNSRGFSIGRAYTGALGGQASGYASSNGGLAQASGSSSIGGPQYFRADLYGNQQQKAEAVAQVYDQPEVIYQAIPAPGEHIGTIVSYENNYDAPAEIIIDSGIPSAISSAELSGGSGSAISSAQVQGNHNAGLDYIVSDARTHQLAAPSGSASSRVHGAGYGSASSTANTGSYGSAVSSAKTQGLDYGSSKLTTKKKISWRFGTAYDTPKLGAANAQANIHSGYGAIKSAANTQGSGSAQSSANTHGNSGSAQANAQINDQAYTYGFHKSVPAVVASPVQNYAKADANTYGAGSAHAKANTQDTSYGIAKSTANINGYGSANADANTNGAAHAQANANTQDSSYGVAKSTADVNGYGSANADANIGNAEYGLAKSSANTHGSGSAHANANTHGSGLAKSAANVNGYGSAKADANIGNAGYGLAKSSSNTYGSGSAHANANTQGSGLAKSAANVNGYGSANADANIGNAGYGLAKSTANTNGYGQAEANANIQEAGNGLAKSSANINGYGSASADANTQGSGYGIAKSTADINNGGYAKADANTQGLGHGYAKSAANTYGSGSADANANIGGADYGFAKSAANTHGFGSAEANAKVQGSPFGGLRSFDALPGSAVSSARVHGGHAGYAHANAISS from the exons atggCTGCGAGGTTCATCGTTGTGGTGGCATTGTTCGCCCTTTGCAACAGTACTCCACTTGGTTTATCTG TTTCACATCGCAACAGCCGTGGATTCTCCATTGGGCGAGCATACACCGGTGCCCTGGGCGGCCAGGCCTCAGGCTACGCCTCATCCAACGGGGGCCTGGCGCAGGCGTCGGGCAGCAGCTCCATCGGTGGACCTCAGTACTTCCGCGCCGACCTCTACGGCAACCAGCAGCAGAAGGCGGAGGCCGTCGCGCAGGTCTACGACCAGCCTGAGGTCATCTACCAGGCGATCCCTGCTCCCGGGGAACACATCGGTACTATTGTTTCTTACGAAAACAACTACGATGCCCCCGCTGAGATCATTATCGACTCCGGTATCCCTTCTGCTATCTCATCCGCCGAACTGAGCGGTGGCTCTGGATCAGCCATCTCCTCTGCTCAGGTGCAAGGAAACCATAACGCTGGTTTGGATTACATCGTCTCCGACGCCAGGACCCACCAGCTAGCAGCTCCTTCCGGCTCGGCCTCGTCCCGCGTGCACGGCGCCGGCTACGGATCAGCCTCCTCCACCGCCAACACTGGCTCTTACGGATCAGCTGTTTCATCTGCAAAGACTCAAGGACTTGATTACGGATCTTCTAAGTTGACCACCAAGAAGAAGATCAGCTGGCGTTTCGGTACTGCCTACGACACCCCTAAGCTTGGTGCTGCCAACGCTCAGGCTAACATCCACTCAGGATATGGCGCAATCAAGTCTGCAGCTAACACACAAGGTTCTGGATCTGCGCAGTCATCCGCCAACACTCACGGAAACTCTGGATCAGCTCAAGCTAATGCTCAAATTAACGACCAAGCTTACACCTATGGTTTCCACAAGTCTGTGCCCGCAGTTGTGGCCTCACCTGTTCAGAACTACGCCAAGGCTGACGCTAACACCTACGGCGCTGGATCCGCCCATGCCAAGGCTAACACCCAGGACACCAGCTACGGCATCGCGAAGTCTACAGCCAACATTAACGGATACGGATCTGCCAACGCTGATGCCAACACCAATGGAGCCGCACATGCGCAAGCCAACGCCAACACCCAAGACTCAAGCTATGGTGTCGCTAAATCTACTGCTGACGTAAACGGTTATGGCTCGGCTAACGCTGACGCTAACATTGGAAATGCTGAGTACGGTTTGGCCAAATCATCAGCAAACACTCATGGATCTGGATCTGCCCACGCAAACGCCAACACTCATGGCTCTG GTCTTGCCAAGTCTGCCGCTAACGTAAATGGATATGGCTCCGCCAAGGCTGACGCTAACATTGGAAATGCCGGATACGGTCTGGCCAAATCTTCTTCCAACACTTATGGATCTGGATCTGCTCACGCTAACGCAAACACTCAGGGTTCCGGTCTTGCCAAGTCTGCCGCTAATGTAAATGGATATGGCTCCGCAAATGCTGACGCTAACATTGGAAATGCCGGATACGGCTTGGCTAAATCGACCGCCAACACCAACGGATACGGACAAGCTGAAGCTAACGCTAACATCCAGGAAGCTGGAAACGGTTTAGCCAAGTCGAGCGCTAACATCAACGGCTACGGCTCGGCCAGCGCCGACGCCAACACGCAAGGCTCCGGCTACGGTATCGCGAAGTCGACCGCTGACATCAACAACGGTGGATACGCCAAGGCTGACGCCAACACTCAGGGACTCGGCCACGGCTACGCCAAGTCAGCCGCCAACACCTACGGAAGCGGTTCTGCTGATGCTAACGCTAACATCGGGGGAGCCGACTACGGCTTCGCCAAGTCGGCTGCCAACACTCACGGATTTGGTTCCGCTGAAGCCAACGCCAAGGTGCAGGGCTCTCCCTTCGGTGGGCTGCGCTCGTTCGATGCGCTCCCTGGCTCAGCCGTCTCCTCGGCTCGCGTGCACGGGGGCCACGCCGGCTACGCTCACGCCAACGCCATCAGCTCATAA